The Puntigrus tetrazona isolate hp1 chromosome 23, ASM1883169v1, whole genome shotgun sequence genome has a segment encoding these proteins:
- the LOC122328712 gene encoding kinesin-like protein KIF3B, translated as MSMKAKNGETVKVVVRCRPLNRKEESMGYENIVQMDVKLGQVALRNPKAGLGELLKTFTFDAVYDACSKQSDLYDETVRPLIDSVLRGFNGTIFAYGQTGTGKTYTMQGQWLDAERRGIIPNSFEHIFTHISRSQNQQYLVRASYLEIYQEEIRDLLTKDHSKKLELKESADSGVYIKDLSSFVTKNVKEIEHVMNVGNQTRSVGFTNMNEHSSRSHAIFIITVECSQLGPDGQNHIRVGKLNLVDLAGSERQTKTGVQGERLKEATKINLSLSALGNVISALVDGRSSHVPYRDSKLTRLLQDSLGGNAKTIMVATLGPASYNYEETLTTLRYANRAKNIKNKPRVNEDPKDALLREFQEEIARLKAQLDKRGMLTKRKRRSRRLRKIGDGGEVEEGEEDDGEDEEEEEEESVEKEAQEYMKEQQEKLEREKEAIRDDHSLVAEEKQRLLEEKERMMRHLKKEQEATELLTAKFKAMESKLLVGGKNIVDHTNEQQRILELKRQEIAEQKRREREMQQEMECRDEETLELKETYSSLQQEVDIKTKKLKKLFSKLQSVKAEIQDAQDEHVKYRQELEQTQNELTRELKLKHLIIENFIPTEEKNKIVTRATFDEEDDLWKMTPITRIQNDQQMMKRPVSAVGYRRPLSQHARMAMLMRPDVRYKAENILLLELDLPTRTTKDYEGPVIAPKVAAALEDALREEDEIQVDASGLRASLGSSPGLSASAAGFSKKPKSGRPKTGKKVSTPTSAHSPLSGSGSPLYPQSRGLVPK; from the exons ATGTCCATGAAAGCGAAAAACGGAGAAACGGTGAAGGTGGTGGTTCGGTGTCGCCCGCTCAACCGTAAAGAGGAATCGATGGGGTACGAGAATATCGTGCAGATGGATGTGAAACTGGGCCAGGTGGCCCTGCGGAACCCCAAGGCGGGTCTGGGAGAGCTGCTCAAGACCTTCACGTTCGACGCGGTTTACGACGCGTGTTCCAAACAGAGCGACCTGTACGACGAGACGGTGCGGCCGCTCATCGACTCTGTTTTGCGCGGCTTTAACGGCACCATCTTCGCGTATGGACAAACGGGAACCGGGAAGACGTACACCATGCAAGGCCAGTGGCTTGACGCCGAGCGCCGCGGCATCATCCCAAACTCGTTCGAGCACATCTTTACGCACATCTCGCGCTCTCAGAACCAGCAGTATCTGGTCCGGGCCTCTTATTTGGAGATCTACCAGGAGGAGATCCGAGACCTGCTCACCAAAGACCACAGCAAGAAGCTGGAGCTGAAGGAGAGCGCCGACTCAGGGGTCTACATAAAAGATCTGTCCTCCTTCGTCACCAAGAACGTGAAGGAGATCGAGCATGTGATGAACGTTGGGAACCAAACCAGATCGGTGGGTTTTACCAATATGAATGAGCACAGCTCAAGGTCTCATGCTATCTTTATCATCACGGTGGAGTGCAGCCAGCTCGGGCCGGATGGACAGAACCATATCCGCGTAGGCAAACTCAATTTGGTTGACCTGGCTGGGAGCGAGCGCCAGACCAAGACTGGCGTACAAGGAGAACGTCTGAAGGAGGCCACCAAGATCAACCTGTCTCTCTCAGCTCTGGGAAACGTAATCTCTGCGTTGGTGGACGGGCGAAGTTCTCACGTTCCCTACCGTGACTCTAAACTCACGCGCTTGCTGCAGGACTCACTGGGCGGGAACGCCAAGACCATCATGGTGGCCACGTTGGGACCGGCCTCCTACAATTACGAGGAGACCCTGACCACCCTGCGTTACGCCAACCGCGCCAAGAACATCAAGAACAAGCCTCGCGTCAACGAAGACCCCAAAGACGCCCTCCTCAGGGAGTTCCAGGAGGAGATCGCCCGGCTGAAAGCGCAGCTGGATAAACGCGGCATGCTCAccaagaggaagaggaggagcaggagaCTGAGGAAGATCGGAGATGGCGGCGAGGTAGAAGAGGGAGAAGAGGATGATGGcgaggatgaagaggaggaggaggaggagagcgtGGAGAAGGAGGCGCAGGAGTACATGAAGGAGCAGCAGGAGAAGCTGGAGAGGGAGAAGGAGGCCATCAGAGATGACCATTCTCTGGTGGCCGAGGAGAAACAGAGGCTCCTGGAGGAGAAGGAGAGGATGATGAGACATCTGAAGAAGGAGCAGGAGGCCACTGAACTCCTCACAGCCAAGTTTAAG GCCATGGAAAGCAAGCTGCTGGTGGGAGGAAAGAACATTGTCGACCACACCAATGAGCAGCAGAGGATTCTGGAGCTGAAGAGGCAGGAGATAGCCGAACAG AAAAGGCGGGAAAGGGAGATGCAGCAGGAGATGGAGTGTCGTGACGAAGAGACGCTGGAGCTCAAAGAGACGTACAGCTCCCTGCAGCAGGAAGTTGACATTAAGACCAAGAAACTGAAAAAg CTCTTTTCCAAGCTGCAGTCTGTGAAGGCGGAGATTCAGGACGCCCAGGACGAACACGTCAAATACAGGCAGGAGCTGGAGCAGACGCAGAATGAGTTGACCAGAGAACTCAAACTTAA ACATCTGATCATAGAGAACTTCATCCCAACGGAGGAGAAGAACAAGATCGTCACGAGAGCCACTTTTGATGAAGAAGATGACCTTTGGAAGATGACCCCCATCACTCGTATTCAAAA TGATCAGCAGATGATGAAAAGGCCTGTTTCTGCAGTGGGCTACAGACGGCCTCTGAGTCAGCACGCCCGTATGGCCATGTTGATGCGGCCTGATGTCAGATACAAG GCTGAGAATATCTTGCTGCTGGAGTTGGACCTTCCCACTCGGACCACAAAAGACTACGAGGGGCCGGTGATCGCTCCTAAAGTGGCTGCGGCTCTGGAGGACGCTCTGAGGGAGGAAGATGAGATCCAGGTGGACGCCTCTGGTCTTCGTGCCAGCCTGGGCTCCAGTCCAGGCCTCAGTGCCTCAGCTGCTGGGTTTTCCAAGAAACCAAAGTCAGG CCGCCCAAAAACTGGCAAGAAGGTGAGCACTCCAACTTCAGCTCACAGCCCTTTGTCCGGCTCAGGGTCCCCTCTTTACCCACAGTCCCGAGGCCTTGTGCCaaagtga